The window GATTATGTTGATCTGACCCGGAGAAAGGTGAGAAAACACCTTAAACCCGAAAATTTCTCCCGACTTGAAGAGGACATCCTTGCACGTTACTCGGAAACCTTTGGCATCACTATGGACGAATTGCGTAACTTTCAGGAAACATTGAAAAACCAATGAGTGAACCTTCTTACCATATCGAATTCCTGCATCACCAGGCAGCGCACTGCGAAAACGGGGCCACTTCCAATCTTTTACGTCATTACGACATCGCTCTAAGCGAGCCCATGATCTTTGGTATCGGGTCCGGACTCTTCTTCTCCTACTTGCCGTTCATGAAGTTAAATGACATACCGGTGATATCTTTCCGCCCATGGCCCGGTCAGATCTTCAACAGGGTCACACGCAGGCTCGGATTAAAGATTCAGCGTTACAAATTTAAGGACCAGGCCGGATCAATGGCGGCATTAGACAGAAATCTTCAACAGGATATCCCTACCGGTTGCCTGGTTGGCGTTTATCACCTGACTTATTTCCCGCCTGCTTACCGGTTTCATTTCAATGCTCATAATATAGTTATTATTGGCAAAGAAAACGGAGAATACCTTGTAAGTGACTCGATCATGCCCACTATTGAACGCTTGACGGCTGATGACCTAAGGCGTGTCCGATTTGCCAAAGGAACATATCCGCCTAAAGGCAGGATGTATTTCATAAAGGAAACAGCATCTTCATATGATCTCAAAAAGGCCATCGTTAAAGGCATTCAACAAACCTGTAAAGACATGCTGACTATTCCGATCCCTTGGTTTGGAGTGAAAGGGATACGATACATTGCCAAACGAATGCGCAAATGGCCTCAGAAAATTGGGGAAAAGAAAGCCTCGCTTTACATGGGACAAATGGTAAGGATGCTTGAAGAGATTGGAACCGGCGGGGCAGGATTTCGTTTCATTTACGCAGCATTTTTACAGGAAGCAGCCCGTGAGATGAAACAACCCTGGCTCAATGAGATGTCGAAAGAAATGACTGAGGTCGGCGACCGCTGGCGGGAATTCGCACTGATCGCCGGACGGATCTTTAAAAACAGGGCGGGTCAGGATGAGAGCTATATAGCCGCATCTGAGGTTCTTTTTGATATTGCTGAACGGGAAGAAAAAATTTATCGGATTTTGCGTCAAATCAAGCTAACCTGATGTCTGGAATTCCCGCCATCGAAATCCTCGATCTTGTTAAATTTTACAAAGGCTCGGAAGAACCTGCCCTCAACGGAGTGAGCCTGTCCGTGCCGGAAGGGGAGATATTTGGCCTGTTGGGCCCCAATGGCGCTGGCAAAACCACAACCATTAACATTTTATGCGGTATGCTGGCCGCCACATCAGGGCGTGTGCAACTGGCTGGTTTTGACCATAATAATAACCTTAAGGAGATCAGGCAACTTATCGGTGCAGTCCCTCAGGATACGGCCCTGTATCCTACACTCACAGCTCGCGAAAACCTGAATTTTTTCGGGACCATGTATGGATTGCACGGTAACGTACTGCGTGAGCGAGTAAATCATTCCTTGTTTGTGTTCGGGCTGGAAAAATACGCAAACCGCTTGATCCGGACCTATTCAGGAGGGATGAAGCGTCGCATCAACCTGATTGCAGGCATTCTTCACAAACCGCGTATCCTGTTCCTGGATGAACCGACAGTAGGTATTGATGTGCAATCGAGAACCGTGATCCTGGATTACCTTAAAAAACTCAACGGCGAAGGGACTACCATCGTTTATACGTCCCACTACATGGAAGAAGCCGAACAGTTATGCTCGATGATTGCGATCATCGACCAGGGCAGGATCATCACAGAGGGCAAACCTGCTGAAATGATCGGCAGCTGGCCCGGCTATGCCAACCTGGAGAGTATTTTTCTTCATTTGACCGGAAGAACTTTAAGAGATCACTGATGCGCAGGTTCCTGGCTTCTGTAAAAAAAGAGTACCTGATCCTGGTGCGCGACCTGACCGGACTGGGATTGATATTCCTCATGCCGGCGGCATTGGTGATGGTAATGACCCTATTACAGGATGCTTCCTTCCGGAAAATGGATGAAACGAAGCTTGCTCTGCTGTACCTTGATGAAGACAAGGATACGCTTGGGCTGCAGGTAAAAGAAGGACTGGAAAAAGCAAAGTACTTCGAGGTTGTTAGCAGTCTGGACGGCATGCCGATCGATGAAAAAACACTGCTCAGCCAGGTCACCCAGGGTCGTTACCAGATGGGCGTGGTGATCCGGGAAGGTTCAACGGCGGCGATCCGGGCACGGGGTCAGAGACTCGTGCAGCAGACCTTGATGAATTCCGGCGAATCATTGCCTGAAGACACCCTGTCAAAAGCCAGAATCATCATTTATTTCGATCCGGCGATAAACGTCTCATTTAAAGTCACCGTCAGGAATGCCCTGGAGAATTTCACATCCAAAATAGAAGCCGGCATCCTGTTCCGGGCACTCTCTGATGAAATAGCGCAATACCTTCCCGAGCCTCCTGCTCCGCTGACCGATCCGGGCAGTGGTATCATTTATGAAGAGATTTATGCACAGGATGAATACACCGAGGTCATTCCTAATTCCGTTCAGCACAACGTGCCGGCCTGGACTATTTTTGCCATGTTCTTCATCATAATCCCCCTGACAGGGAACATCATGAAAGAAAAGGAAAGCGGCCTGGCCACAAGGCTTCGGATTTTGCCAAACAACCGCTTCAAGTTCCTTGGAGCCAAACTGACTGTATTTGTGATTGTTGGCATGATACAGTTTATCCTGATGCTTATCATCGGCAAGATGTTATTTCCTTTTTTCGATTTACCCCCCTTGATGCTCGGAAACAGTAAGCTCGCATTGTTTCTGATGGCTTTAGCCACCAGCCTCGCAGCTACAGGTTATGGTGTTTTGGTCGGCAGCGTTGCACGTACTCAGGATCAGGCCGCTGTATTTGGAATAGTGTCGGTCATCATCATGGCCGCACTCGGTGGTATCTGGGTTCCTGTTTTCATGATGCCAGACCTTATGCAATCGGTCAGCATCGTTTCCCCATTGAATTGGAGCCTCAGCGGATTCTACGATATTTTACTGCGGGGCGGGAGAATACAGAACATCGGCGGTAACCTTGCTGCGTTGATCATTTTTTTTATCATAAATTTAATTGCCGCAATCTGGGTAAGTGAGAGAAAAATGGAGGGAAGGTAAGACAGAAGTGAAGTGTGATGAAAAGACGTTCAGTTCGATATTTTAATGATGAATTACTATGCCTGAAAAACAACTCATTTCAACTGTGGAATTTCCCGTACGCTTCAGTGAAGTTGACTCCATGAATATTGTATGGCACGGGCATTATGTGAAATACATGGAGGAAGGACGGGAAAGCTTCGGGAGAAAATACGGGATCAGCTATATGGAAATCAGGGAAAATGGTTATATGGCGCCGGTTGTCAAGCTGAGCTGTGACTATAAGAAACCGTTATCTTACCATGATCATGTGATTGTGGAAACCCGTTATGTGAATAACGAAGCAGCTAAGATCATATTCGCATTCAGGATTTTCCGTTCATCCGACAAAGAACTGGTGGCCACTGGCGAAAGTGTGCAGGTGTTCATGGACATGAACCGGGAACTGGTACTTTATATTCCTCCTATGCTCGAAGCCTGGAAAAAAGAGTGGGGATTATAATGTCAATCTGTAATTTTACCGCATCATTTAAAGACATGCGCAGGGTTTATTTCGGCGCGGACAATGTCATCACTTCCCTTGGATTTACGACAGCAGAAAATGCTGAACAGGTATTAAAGGGCCGGACAGGGATTGCCTTAACGACGGATGAACGATTATGTCCAGGTCCTCTGGCCTTTTCCGGGATCAAAGATGACCTTTTGGACGAAAAAGTCAGGGAATTCATTGGGAAATCCCATTGTACCAGTTCATTTACCCGCCTGGAGAAAATTTTCATTCTTTCCATTTTAAATGCGCTGACCGGAAATCCAATCGATCCTGCCAATCCGCGAACGATCTTTATCTTTTCGACGACCAAGGGTAATATTGATTTGCTGGAAATTTACCGCCGAAAGTTTTTCGAACCTGACCGCGTTCATCTGTGGCGGATGGCTGAAGTGATCACGCAATTTTTTGGCAGCCCCAACAAGCCTTTTATTATCAGCAATGCCTGCATTTCGGGCTCCGTAGCGATCATGGCAGCATCAAGGCTCATCACATCAGGACGTTATGATCAAGCAATTGTAACGGGCGGCGATATCCTCTCTGAGTTTATCGTTTCTGGATTTCAATCCTTCCAGGCGCTCAGCCCCGTTGCCTGCAGCCCTTTCGATGCCCACCGCACCGGGCTTTCACTGGGGGAAGGCTGTGGCACAGTGATATTGACTGCTGATGCAAACATCGCAGTCCATCACCGCGCTGTGGAGTACCTTGGTGGGGCGACCACAAACGATGCCAATCATATTTCCGGTCCCTCCCGCGATGGTGAAGGACTAACCCTGGCTATCTCCGCAGCCATGAAAGAGGCAGGTGTCTCTTCAGAAGAGATAGATTTCATTTCTGCACACGGTACAGCAACCCCTTTTAACGACGAAATGGAGTCCCTTGCGCTGGACCGGGCCGGATTAAGCCCTGTCCCCGTCAACAGCTTCAAGGGATACATAGGGCACACACTTGGCGCCGCCGGAATTATCGAAACCATCCTTTCAGCCTTTTCCATACGGAACAATATCCTCTTCAAATCGGCAGGCTACACAAAAAATGGAGTATCCAGGCCATTGAACATCATTACAGACAACAGATATCAACCTGTAAGGCGCGTCCTGAAAACCGCATCAGGTTTCGGAGGTTGTAATGCAGCGATTGTCATTGGTAATTAATCACTGCCTCCCGATTTTTACGTATCTTCACATCATTATCCTGAAAATCGGCATCCATGCTTATCACTCAGTACTGTTTGATTAAACCACCGGAAATCAGGCTGAACGGTTCGGTCATCTTTGATCATCCCACCTCGGAACCACCGGAATTCCTCAAATCCGCGTACCGCAATCTTAAAATCAATTATCCAAAGTTTTTTAAGATGGACGCTCTGTGCAAACTTGCATTCTTGTCCGCTGAAGTCTTATTAAAAAACCAGGAAATCACCCATCGTTATGATGCGCAAGAGATAGGAATCATCCTGCAGAATTCCAGTTCTTCCCTTGAAACCGATGAAAAACATCAGGAAAGCATCAATGACAGGCAAAATTATTTTCCAAGTCCTTCGGTATTCGTCTATACGCTACCGAACGTCAT of the Bacteroidales bacterium genome contains:
- a CDS encoding ABC transporter permease, producing the protein MRRFLASVKKEYLILVRDLTGLGLIFLMPAALVMVMTLLQDASFRKMDETKLALLYLDEDKDTLGLQVKEGLEKAKYFEVVSSLDGMPIDEKTLLSQVTQGRYQMGVVIREGSTAAIRARGQRLVQQTLMNSGESLPEDTLSKARIIIYFDPAINVSFKVTVRNALENFTSKIEAGILFRALSDEIAQYLPEPPAPLTDPGSGIIYEEIYAQDEYTEVIPNSVQHNVPAWTIFAMFFIIIPLTGNIMKEKESGLATRLRILPNNRFKFLGAKLTVFVIVGMIQFILMLIIGKMLFPFFDLPPLMLGNSKLALFLMALATSLAATGYGVLVGSVARTQDQAAVFGIVSVIIMAALGGIWVPVFMMPDLMQSVSIVSPLNWSLSGFYDILLRGGRIQNIGGNLAALIIFFIINLIAAIWVSERKMEGR
- a CDS encoding acyl-CoA thioesterase: MPEKQLISTVEFPVRFSEVDSMNIVWHGHYVKYMEEGRESFGRKYGISYMEIRENGYMAPVVKLSCDYKKPLSYHDHVIVETRYVNNEAAKIIFAFRIFRSSDKELVATGESVQVFMDMNRELVLYIPPMLEAWKKEWGL
- a CDS encoding ABC transporter ATP-binding protein, giving the protein MSGIPAIEILDLVKFYKGSEEPALNGVSLSVPEGEIFGLLGPNGAGKTTTINILCGMLAATSGRVQLAGFDHNNNLKEIRQLIGAVPQDTALYPTLTARENLNFFGTMYGLHGNVLRERVNHSLFVFGLEKYANRLIRTYSGGMKRRINLIAGILHKPRILFLDEPTVGIDVQSRTVILDYLKKLNGEGTTIVYTSHYMEEAEQLCSMIAIIDQGRIITEGKPAEMIGSWPGYANLESIFLHLTGRTLRDH
- a CDS encoding BtrH N-terminal domain-containing protein produces the protein MSEPSYHIEFLHHQAAHCENGATSNLLRHYDIALSEPMIFGIGSGLFFSYLPFMKLNDIPVISFRPWPGQIFNRVTRRLGLKIQRYKFKDQAGSMAALDRNLQQDIPTGCLVGVYHLTYFPPAYRFHFNAHNIVIIGKENGEYLVSDSIMPTIERLTADDLRRVRFAKGTYPPKGRMYFIKETASSYDLKKAIVKGIQQTCKDMLTIPIPWFGVKGIRYIAKRMRKWPQKIGEKKASLYMGQMVRMLEEIGTGGAGFRFIYAAFLQEAAREMKQPWLNEMSKEMTEVGDRWREFALIAGRIFKNRAGQDESYIAASEVLFDIAEREEKIYRILRQIKLT
- a CDS encoding beta-ketoacyl synthase N-terminal-like domain-containing protein: MRRVYFGADNVITSLGFTTAENAEQVLKGRTGIALTTDERLCPGPLAFSGIKDDLLDEKVREFIGKSHCTSSFTRLEKIFILSILNALTGNPIDPANPRTIFIFSTTKGNIDLLEIYRRKFFEPDRVHLWRMAEVITQFFGSPNKPFIISNACISGSVAIMAASRLITSGRYDQAIVTGGDILSEFIVSGFQSFQALSPVACSPFDAHRTGLSLGEGCGTVILTADANIAVHHRAVEYLGGATTNDANHISGPSRDGEGLTLAISAAMKEAGVSSEEIDFISAHGTATPFNDEMESLALDRAGLSPVPVNSFKGYIGHTLGAAGIIETILSAFSIRNNILFKSAGYTKNGVSRPLNIITDNRYQPVRRVLKTASGFGGCNAAIVIGN